In Methanosarcina barkeri MS, a single window of DNA contains:
- a CDS encoding TrkH family potassium uptake protein: MDNSAVFNALGKILFLLAFTMLVPLLVAFYYREPLVPFIVSFFITLVSGLLLMRFKGREDWQQKEALAIVALSWLAAAIFGAIPFLFEGVSFIDAVFESMSGFTSTGSSILTNIESYSRGLLFWRSFTAWLGGMGIIVLFIAVLPKLGVAGRQLFRAEAPGPTEDKLKPRIRETARILWTLYILISALEVVALFLGGMSLYDALNHSFACMACGGFSTYNAGIEAFHSPIIEFILTFFMFIAGANFALYYRVIRVNKFALFRDEEFKAYSFFILGFTGLLTLVLFKDMGFSPFNSFRYAIFQITSVMTATGFASTDFNMWKDSAKILVLSVMFIGGCAGSTGGGMKVVRFLLMLKYARRELFKFVHPRLVRSIRLNNKAVPEDILQSILSFVVLYIGVFVVGTVLLTLLGVDMVSSVTASITTLGNIGPGFNIVGPMANFESIPLLGKIILISNMWVGRLEVYTVLVLFTREFWHS, from the coding sequence ATAGATAACAGTGCAGTCTTTAATGCATTAGGAAAAATTCTTTTCCTTCTGGCATTTACAATGCTTGTTCCCCTTTTAGTAGCCTTTTACTACCGTGAACCTCTTGTCCCCTTTATTGTTTCCTTTTTCATAACACTTGTTTCTGGCTTGCTTCTCATGCGATTCAAAGGTCGTGAGGATTGGCAGCAAAAAGAGGCCCTTGCCATTGTGGCTTTGAGCTGGCTTGCAGCAGCTATTTTCGGGGCGATTCCTTTTCTTTTTGAAGGAGTTTCTTTTATTGATGCAGTTTTTGAATCAATGTCGGGTTTTACTTCAACGGGTTCTTCAATTCTTACGAATATAGAGAGCTATTCAAGAGGACTTCTTTTCTGGCGGTCTTTTACCGCCTGGCTTGGAGGCATGGGAATCATTGTACTTTTCATAGCAGTTCTGCCAAAGCTCGGAGTTGCCGGCCGTCAGCTGTTCAGGGCTGAGGCTCCAGGTCCTACTGAAGATAAACTGAAGCCAAGAATCCGGGAAACTGCAAGGATTCTATGGACGCTCTACATTCTTATCTCTGCTCTTGAAGTTGTGGCTCTATTTCTGGGTGGAATGTCCCTTTACGATGCTCTCAATCATTCTTTTGCCTGTATGGCTTGCGGGGGATTTTCTACTTATAATGCAGGAATAGAAGCTTTTCACAGTCCTATTATTGAATTTATTCTCACATTTTTCATGTTTATTGCTGGGGCTAACTTTGCTCTTTATTACCGGGTGATTCGTGTCAATAAGTTTGCTCTCTTTCGAGACGAGGAATTCAAGGCCTATTCTTTTTTTATCCTCGGTTTCACGGGTTTACTTACACTGGTTCTATTCAAAGATATGGGATTCTCTCCATTCAATTCTTTTCGTTATGCCATATTTCAGATAACCTCTGTTATGACAGCCACTGGCTTTGCTTCAACGGATTTTAATATGTGGAAGGACTCAGCAAAAATTCTGGTTCTTTCAGTCATGTTTATCGGAGGCTGTGCGGGTTCTACAGGCGGTGGCATGAAGGTTGTACGTTTTCTGTTGATGTTAAAATATGCAAGGAGAGAACTCTTCAAATTTGTTCATCCTCGACTCGTCAGGTCTATCCGGTTAAATAATAAAGCAGTACCGGAAGACATTTTACAGTCAATTCTCTCTTTTGTTGTGCTTTATATAGGAGTTTTTGTTGTAGGTACAGTGCTTCTAACACTACTGGGAGTTGATATGGTAAGCTCGGTTACAGCTTCGATAACGACTCTCGGAAATATAGGTCCTGGTTTTAACATTGTCGGGCCTATGGCAAATTTTGAATCAATCCCACTGCTAGGCAAAATTATTCTTATCAGTAATATGTGGGTAGGCAGGCTAGAGGTTTATACCGTGCTTGTACTCTTTACAAGGGAATTCTGGCACTCATAA
- a CDS encoding cytochrome c biogenesis CcdA family protein, with amino-acid sequence MTATFDPSVTGIFVFGLLAGICPCNSVLCLGLIGYLTSGKTNLSLLNILKLVFSFSIGTVLVLLPLGFIAGYIGKYILFLNSAIAWAIGGILMIAMGLQLLHVYKPPIRSMYNFFKLPNSYTIMGAFLLGLSFGAITIGRGAPMLIIVLTYIGLYQTPLQGTLTMLIYAIGLSIPLMVISSIGGSIGKKIKETTRMSGDLMDRVIGVSIIIIGLYFLYLATQ; translated from the coding sequence ATGACAGCAACATTTGACCCTTCTGTAACTGGTATATTTGTTTTTGGGCTACTAGCAGGTATCTGCCCATGTAATAGCGTGTTATGCTTAGGATTAATAGGTTACCTTACAAGCGGAAAAACAAACTTATCACTTTTGAACATACTTAAACTAGTTTTCTCATTTTCAATAGGCACTGTGCTAGTACTATTGCCGCTTGGATTTATTGCTGGATACATTGGTAAATATATATTGTTTTTAAATAGTGCAATCGCTTGGGCAATTGGTGGTATATTAATGATTGCAATGGGATTACAACTATTACATGTTTACAAACCACCAATACGAAGCATGTACAATTTTTTTAAATTACCTAACTCTTACACAATAATGGGAGCATTCTTACTTGGGCTTTCTTTTGGGGCAATTACAATAGGTAGAGGTGCTCCGATGCTAATAATTGTATTAACTTATATAGGATTGTATCAAACGCCGCTTCAAGGGACACTTACTATGTTAATATACGCTATTGGTCTAAGTATTCCTCTTATGGTGATCAGCTCTATTGGTGGTTCAATAGGTAAAAAAATTAAGGAAACCACCAGAATGAGTGGTGACCTCATGGATAGAGTAATAGGAGTATCAATTATAATAATCGGCCTTTATTTCCTATATCTAGCCACGCAATAA
- a CDS encoding ArsR/SmtB family transcription factor, producing MEKETRVFKDSVYAQLARIGKAISSPRRLEILDILMQGSKTVETIARETDMSVANTSQHLQTLLESRLVEYEKRGVYSYYKLADRKVANFILSLQLLAEKRITELQKLREEIYTNRDNIEQIKMSELIVRMKEGNVTLIDVRPKEEYEMMHIPGANSIPLEDLEKHLATLPINQEIVAYCRGRCCLLSVEAVEILRAHGFKAVRLEASVQEWLSQNDDEYNNAHNCCNKKNSII from the coding sequence ATGGAAAAAGAAACCCGTGTGTTTAAAGATAGCGTTTATGCGCAGCTCGCCAGAATCGGAAAGGCTATTTCAAGTCCTCGAAGACTGGAGATATTGGACATTTTGATGCAGGGATCCAAAACGGTCGAAACAATCGCCCGTGAAACGGATATGAGTGTTGCAAATACATCCCAGCATCTGCAAACTCTGCTTGAATCCAGGTTGGTAGAGTATGAGAAGCGTGGAGTTTACTCATATTACAAATTGGCAGATCGAAAGGTGGCGAATTTCATCTTATCTTTACAGCTTTTAGCCGAAAAGCGTATTACGGAACTTCAAAAGCTTCGGGAGGAAATTTACACTAACAGAGATAATATAGAACAAATAAAAATGAGTGAACTCATTGTCAGAATGAAAGAAGGCAATGTGACTTTAATTGATGTAAGGCCGAAAGAAGAATATGAGATGATGCACATTCCAGGAGCTAATTCTATTCCTCTCGAAGATTTGGAAAAGCATTTAGCTACTTTACCTATAAATCAAGAAATTGTTGCTTATTGCCGTGGTCGTTGCTGCTTACTGTCTGTAGAAGCAGTGGAGATATTAAGAGCTCATGGCTTTAAAGCTGTGCGTTTGGAGGCAAGCGTTCAGGAATGGCTTTCACAAAATGATGATGAATATAATAACGCTCATAATTGCTGCAACAAAAAAAACAGCATTATCTAA
- a CDS encoding HAD family hydrolase — translation MQKKYLLWDFDNTLAYRDGMWGQTIYDLLQEHGYSSIRLEDIRPLLTRGFPWHTPEISHEEFFGGIQWWDYMTLHFSKIIHQLGINETLSSKIAGQIKINMNSLETKKPAIFADLKEFRRSPSRAFLEKVIFFLLERIFLIEVNFFLCSTQL, via the coding sequence ATGCAGAAAAAATATCTTCTGTGGGACTTTGATAATACATTGGCATATCGGGATGGAATGTGGGGGCAAACTATATACGATCTATTACAGGAACATGGATACAGCAGCATTAGACTTGAGGATATTCGTCCACTTCTTACCAGAGGATTTCCCTGGCACACTCCGGAAATATCTCACGAAGAGTTTTTTGGAGGAATCCAATGGTGGGATTACATGACATTGCACTTTTCTAAAATAATACATCAACTTGGGATTAATGAAACATTATCATCCAAAATTGCAGGTCAAATAAAAATAAACATGAACTCATTAGAAACTAAAAAACCCGCGATTTTTGCAGATTTAAAGGAGTTTAGAAGGAGCCCTTCGCGAGCTTTTTTGGAAAAAGTGATCTTTTTCCTTTTGGAAAGGATTTTTCTGATTGAAGTGAATTTCTTTTTATGTTCAACTCAGCTTTAA
- a CDS encoding Fic family protein — translation MTHTDTSLIQEELLARINEKMKQLNFMRSIPADALARLHEEMRLVHTYHSNAIEGNTLTLQETKLVLEEGLTIGGKSLREHLEASNNAKAFDRMEELAKKKRAIDHVTIQEIHKIVTRGILEDAGKYRTRNVRIAGAVKTPPDWSKIIKLMDELIETITESKEHPIETASFLHHRFVEIHPFIDGNGRVARLLTNLYLMTRDYPPVILKKEDRGKYYKSLRAADSGNLEPFANFIAKAVDENLTLYLSISGGNDELLPLRELAIETPYSQEYLSLRSRQGLLDAVKIGKTWHSSKRAIEQYLSEHGKKDV, via the coding sequence ATGACACATACCGATACATCCCTGATTCAAGAAGAACTTCTTGCACGAATAAATGAAAAAATGAAGCAGCTAAACTTCATGCGGTCTATTCCTGCAGATGCTTTAGCAAGGCTACATGAAGAAATGAGGCTGGTTCATACTTATCACTCCAATGCGATAGAAGGAAATACACTAACACTTCAGGAGACAAAACTTGTTCTGGAAGAAGGGCTAACTATTGGCGGAAAATCGCTTAGAGAACATCTTGAAGCGAGCAACAATGCGAAAGCTTTTGACCGAATGGAAGAGTTGGCAAAAAAGAAACGTGCAATAGACCATGTCACAATTCAGGAGATTCACAAAATCGTAACCCGAGGCATACTTGAGGACGCCGGAAAGTACCGCACAAGAAATGTGAGAATAGCAGGTGCAGTAAAGACTCCACCCGACTGGTCAAAGATCATCAAATTGATGGATGAGCTTATTGAAACGATAACTGAAAGCAAGGAACATCCAATTGAAACAGCTTCCTTCCTGCATCACAGGTTTGTTGAAATTCATCCTTTCATTGATGGAAACGGCCGAGTAGCTCGGCTTCTTACAAATCTGTATTTGATGACAAGAGATTATCCTCCTGTCATACTCAAAAAAGAGGATAGAGGAAAATATTACAAATCCCTTAGAGCCGCAGATTCTGGAAACCTGGAGCCATTTGCCAATTTCATTGCAAAAGCCGTAGATGAAAACCTGACTCTATATCTCTCCATTTCAGGAGGAAACGATGAACTTCTACCTCTCAGAGAACTTGCTATAGAAACTCCTTATTCTCAGGAATATCTTAGCCTGCGATCTAGACAGGGGCTCCTGGATGCAGTAAAAATCGGAAAAACATGGCATAGTTCAAAACGTGCAATTGAGCAATATCTGTCGGAGCATGGGAAAAAGGATGTTTAA